In the genome of Aptenodytes patagonicus chromosome 18, bAptPat1.pri.cur, whole genome shotgun sequence, one region contains:
- the RALGDS gene encoding ral guanine nucleotide dissociation stimulator isoform X5: MFEGCRRARSLWGGVRLEVAGESSPVVLHSFTQLDPDLPPLESSTQEIGEELEDGVIYSISLRKVQLHHTANKGQRWLGFENESALNLYETCKVRTIKAGTLEKLVEYLVSAFKGNDSTYVTIFLCTYRAFATTKQVLDLLLNRYGKLHVQANGDHARHAVDERMELKNTISSILGAWLDQYSEDFRKPPDFACLKQLISYVCHNIPGSDLERRARILLAQFQQQEQSESEVEAVDHGGCTFQLVEENGVGDGKPDFLSFSPEMVAEQFTLMDAELFKKVVPYHCLGCIWSQRDKKGKEHLAPTIRATVSQFNSVANCVIATCLGDRSLKPQQRAKVVERWIEVARECRILKNFSSLRAILSALQCNAVHRLKKTWDEVLRESFRTFHELSEIFSDENNHSLSRELLIKEGTSKFATLEINPKRAQKRQQQQREMGVMQGTIPYLGTFLTDLVMLDTAMKDFLDGGLINFEKRRKEFEVIAQIKLLQSACNNYSFTQEDQFVDWFHSLERLSEAESYGLSCEIEPLSESASNTLKAKKNTGIIKRWSDRQPPSTEPCASGSSHSKSFDQLKCGQYLCSGDATDSVSVTSAGSSSSDVEEINISFIPESPDCQEKKFWESTSLSSLDTSGIGSGSSSASSSSVSSTPVTASRTHKRSVSGISSYSSLSLPLYNQQVDDCCIIRVSLAVDNGNMYKSILVTSQDKTPVVIRKAMAKHNLDGDRPEDYELVQIISEERELKIPDNANVFYAMNSAANYDFVLKKRGFSKGVKIKHGSSSTLPRMKQKGLKIAKGIF, translated from the exons AGCTCCACACAGGAGAtcggggaagagctggaggatgGTGTGATCTACAGCATATCGCTCCGGAAAGTGCAGCTCCATCACACGGCCAACAAAGGGCAGCGATGGCTGGGG TTTGAGAATGAGTCGGCCTTAAACCTCTACGAGACATGTAAGGTGCGGACGATAAAAGCTGGGACCTTGGAGAAGCTGGTGGAGTACCTGGTCTCAGCCTTCAAGGGCAATGACTCCACCTACGTCACCATCTTCCTGTGCACTTACCGGGCCTTCGCCACCACCAAGCAAGTGCTGGACCTGCTGCTTAACAG GTATGGCAAACTCCACGTGCAGGCGAATGGGGACCATGCCAGGCACGCTGTGGACGAGAGGATGGAGCTGAAGAA CACCATCTCCTCCATCCTGGGCGCTTGGCTGGACCAGTACTCGGAGGACTTCCGCAAGCCCCCAGACTTCGCCTGCCTCAAGCAGCTCATCTCCTACGTGTGCCACAACATCCCTGGCTCGGACCTGGAGCGCCGAGCCCGCATCCTGCTGGCCCAGTtccagcagcaagagcagagcgAGTCCGAGGTGGAAG CTGTGGACCATGGCGGCTGCACCTTCCAGCTGGTGGAGGAGAACGGGGTCGGGGATGGGAAGCCGgatttcctctccttctccccagaGATGGTGGCAGAACAGTTCACGCTGATGGATGCT GAGCTGTTTAAGAAAGTGGTGCCTTAccactgcctgggctgcatctggTCCCAGCGAGACAAGAAAGGCAAAGAGCACTTGGCGCCCACCATCCGTGCCACGGTCTCGCAGTTCAACAGCGTGGCCAACTGTGTCATTGCCACGTGTCTTGGAGACCGCTCCCTGAAGCCGCAGCAGAGGGCTAAAGTGGTGGAGCGGTGGATCGAAGTGGCTCGG GAGTGCCGCATCCTGAAGAACTTCTCCTCCCTCCGAGCCATCCTCTCGGCTCTGCAGTGCAACGCCGTTCACCGGCTGAAGAAGACCTGGGACGAGGTCCTACG GGAGAGCTTCCGCACTTTCCATGAGCTCTCCGAGATCTTCTCCGACGAGAACAACCACTCGCTGAGCCGGGAGCTTCTCATCAAG GAGGGCACGTCCAAATTCGCCACCTTGGAGATCAACCCGAAGAGGGCTcagaagcggcagcagcagcagcgagagaTG GGCGTGATGCAGGGCACCATTCCCTACCTTGGCACCTTCCTCACGGACCTGGTGATGCTCGACACCGCCATGAAGGATTTCCTGGAC GGCGGGCTGATCAACtttgagaagagaaggaag GAGTTTGAAGTCATCGCCCAGATCAAGCTGCTTCAGTCGGCCTGCAACAACTACAGCTTCACGCAGGAGGACCAGTTCGTGGACTGGTTCCACAGCCTGGAGCGGCTCAGCGAGGCCGAGAG ctatGGGCTGTCGTGCGAGATTGAGCCACTGTCGGAGTCAGCCAGCAACACTttgaaggcaaagaaaaacacGGGCATCATCAAGCGATGGAGCGA CCGGCAGCCGCCGAGCACTGAGCCCTGCGCCAGTGGCAGCTCCCACTCGAAATCCTTCGACCAGCTCAAGTGCGGGCAGTACCTGTGCAGCGGGGACGCCACTGACTCTGTGAGTGTCACCTCTGCCGGCTCCAGCAGCTCCGATGTGGAGGAGATCAACATCAGCTTCATCCCCGAGTCCCCCGACTGCCAGGAGAAGAAG tTCTGGGAAtccacctccctctcctccctggacACGTCGGGCATCGGCTCAGGCTCCAGCAGTGCCTCGTCCTCTTCCGTCTCCTCCACGCCGGTGACGGCCTCCCGCACCCACAAGCGTTCGGTCTCCGGCATCTCCAGCTACTCCTCCCTCTCGCTGCCCCTGTACAACCAGCAGGTCGATGACTGCTGCATCATCCGCGTCAGCCTGGCTGTGGACAACGGCAACATGTACAAGAGCATTCTG GTGACGAGCCAGGATAAGACCCCAGTCGTTATTCGCAAAGCCATGGCCAAACACAACTTGGATGGGGACCGGCCTGAAGACTATGAGCTCGTTCAGATCATCTCGGAGGAGAGAG AGCTGAAGATCCCCGACAACGCCAACGTCTTCTACGCCATGAACTCTGCCGCAAACTACGACTTTGTGCTCAAGAAGCGGGGCTTCTCCAAGGGGGTGAAGATCAAGCACGGCTCCAGCTCCACCCTGCCCAGGATGAAGCAGAAAGGCCTGAAGATTGCCAAAGGCATCTTCTAG
- the RALGDS gene encoding ral guanine nucleotide dissociation stimulator isoform X2, translated as MSSPSIPGKMEAKPLFNVQKALVQPVQMCMLDIPLSVQDDDSSTQEIGEELEDGVIYSISLRKVQLHHTANKGQRWLGFENESALNLYETCKVRTIKAGTLEKLVEYLVSAFKGNDSTYVTIFLCTYRAFATTKQVLDLLLNRYGKLHVQANGDHARHAVDERMELKNTISSILGAWLDQYSEDFRKPPDFACLKQLISYVCHNIPGSDLERRARILLAQFQQQEQSESEVEAVDHGGCTFQLVEENGVGDGKPDFLSFSPEMVAEQFTLMDAELFKKVVPYHCLGCIWSQRDKKGKEHLAPTIRATVSQFNSVANCVIATCLGDRSLKPQQRAKVVERWIEVARECRILKNFSSLRAILSALQCNAVHRLKKTWDEVLRESFRTFHELSEIFSDENNHSLSRELLIKEGTSKFATLEINPKRAQKRQQQQREMGVMQGTIPYLGTFLTDLVMLDTAMKDFLDGGLINFEKRRKEFEVIAQIKLLQSACNNYSFTQEDQFVDWFHSLERLSEAESYGLSCEIEPLSESASNTLKAKKNTGIIKRWSDRQPPSTEPCASGSSHSKSFDQLKCGQYLCSGDATDSVSVTSAGSSSSDVEEINISFIPESPDCQEKKVSEIPLASLPQRWYTPSVADGEAKTTVSSASPLLPALQFWESTSLSSLDTSGIGSGSSSASSSSVSSTPVTASRTHKRSVSGISSYSSLSLPLYNQQVDDCCIIRVSLAVDNGNMYKSILVTSQDKTPVVIRKAMAKHNLDGDRPEDYELVQIISEERELKIPDNANVFYAMNSAANYDFVLKKRGFSKGVKIKHGSSSTLPRMKQKGLKIAKGIF; from the exons AGCTCCACACAGGAGAtcggggaagagctggaggatgGTGTGATCTACAGCATATCGCTCCGGAAAGTGCAGCTCCATCACACGGCCAACAAAGGGCAGCGATGGCTGGGG TTTGAGAATGAGTCGGCCTTAAACCTCTACGAGACATGTAAGGTGCGGACGATAAAAGCTGGGACCTTGGAGAAGCTGGTGGAGTACCTGGTCTCAGCCTTCAAGGGCAATGACTCCACCTACGTCACCATCTTCCTGTGCACTTACCGGGCCTTCGCCACCACCAAGCAAGTGCTGGACCTGCTGCTTAACAG GTATGGCAAACTCCACGTGCAGGCGAATGGGGACCATGCCAGGCACGCTGTGGACGAGAGGATGGAGCTGAAGAA CACCATCTCCTCCATCCTGGGCGCTTGGCTGGACCAGTACTCGGAGGACTTCCGCAAGCCCCCAGACTTCGCCTGCCTCAAGCAGCTCATCTCCTACGTGTGCCACAACATCCCTGGCTCGGACCTGGAGCGCCGAGCCCGCATCCTGCTGGCCCAGTtccagcagcaagagcagagcgAGTCCGAGGTGGAAG CTGTGGACCATGGCGGCTGCACCTTCCAGCTGGTGGAGGAGAACGGGGTCGGGGATGGGAAGCCGgatttcctctccttctccccagaGATGGTGGCAGAACAGTTCACGCTGATGGATGCT GAGCTGTTTAAGAAAGTGGTGCCTTAccactgcctgggctgcatctggTCCCAGCGAGACAAGAAAGGCAAAGAGCACTTGGCGCCCACCATCCGTGCCACGGTCTCGCAGTTCAACAGCGTGGCCAACTGTGTCATTGCCACGTGTCTTGGAGACCGCTCCCTGAAGCCGCAGCAGAGGGCTAAAGTGGTGGAGCGGTGGATCGAAGTGGCTCGG GAGTGCCGCATCCTGAAGAACTTCTCCTCCCTCCGAGCCATCCTCTCGGCTCTGCAGTGCAACGCCGTTCACCGGCTGAAGAAGACCTGGGACGAGGTCCTACG GGAGAGCTTCCGCACTTTCCATGAGCTCTCCGAGATCTTCTCCGACGAGAACAACCACTCGCTGAGCCGGGAGCTTCTCATCAAG GAGGGCACGTCCAAATTCGCCACCTTGGAGATCAACCCGAAGAGGGCTcagaagcggcagcagcagcagcgagagaTG GGCGTGATGCAGGGCACCATTCCCTACCTTGGCACCTTCCTCACGGACCTGGTGATGCTCGACACCGCCATGAAGGATTTCCTGGAC GGCGGGCTGATCAACtttgagaagagaaggaag GAGTTTGAAGTCATCGCCCAGATCAAGCTGCTTCAGTCGGCCTGCAACAACTACAGCTTCACGCAGGAGGACCAGTTCGTGGACTGGTTCCACAGCCTGGAGCGGCTCAGCGAGGCCGAGAG ctatGGGCTGTCGTGCGAGATTGAGCCACTGTCGGAGTCAGCCAGCAACACTttgaaggcaaagaaaaacacGGGCATCATCAAGCGATGGAGCGA CCGGCAGCCGCCGAGCACTGAGCCCTGCGCCAGTGGCAGCTCCCACTCGAAATCCTTCGACCAGCTCAAGTGCGGGCAGTACCTGTGCAGCGGGGACGCCACTGACTCTGTGAGTGTCACCTCTGCCGGCTCCAGCAGCTCCGATGTGGAGGAGATCAACATCAGCTTCATCCCCGAGTCCCCCGACTGCCAGGAGAAGAAG GTCAGTGAGATCCCTCTGGCCTCCCTTCCCCAGCGCTGGTACACCCCGTCTGTGGCTGATGGAGAAGCTAAAACCACTGTGTCCTCCgcatcccctctcctccctgccctccagtTCTGGGAAtccacctccctctcctccctggacACGTCGGGCATCGGCTCAGGCTCCAGCAGTGCCTCGTCCTCTTCCGTCTCCTCCACGCCGGTGACGGCCTCCCGCACCCACAAGCGTTCGGTCTCCGGCATCTCCAGCTACTCCTCCCTCTCGCTGCCCCTGTACAACCAGCAGGTCGATGACTGCTGCATCATCCGCGTCAGCCTGGCTGTGGACAACGGCAACATGTACAAGAGCATTCTG GTGACGAGCCAGGATAAGACCCCAGTCGTTATTCGCAAAGCCATGGCCAAACACAACTTGGATGGGGACCGGCCTGAAGACTATGAGCTCGTTCAGATCATCTCGGAGGAGAGAG AGCTGAAGATCCCCGACAACGCCAACGTCTTCTACGCCATGAACTCTGCCGCAAACTACGACTTTGTGCTCAAGAAGCGGGGCTTCTCCAAGGGGGTGAAGATCAAGCACGGCTCCAGCTCCACCCTGCCCAGGATGAAGCAGAAAGGCCTGAAGATTGCCAAAGGCATCTTCTAG
- the RALGDS gene encoding ral guanine nucleotide dissociation stimulator isoform X4, with translation MMMIDTQSSTQEIGEELEDGVIYSISLRKVQLHHTANKGQRWLGFENESALNLYETCKVRTIKAGTLEKLVEYLVSAFKGNDSTYVTIFLCTYRAFATTKQVLDLLLNRYGKLHVQANGDHARHAVDERMELKNTISSILGAWLDQYSEDFRKPPDFACLKQLISYVCHNIPGSDLERRARILLAQFQQQEQSESEVEAVDHGGCTFQLVEENGVGDGKPDFLSFSPEMVAEQFTLMDAELFKKVVPYHCLGCIWSQRDKKGKEHLAPTIRATVSQFNSVANCVIATCLGDRSLKPQQRAKVVERWIEVARECRILKNFSSLRAILSALQCNAVHRLKKTWDEVLRESFRTFHELSEIFSDENNHSLSRELLIKEGTSKFATLEINPKRAQKRQQQQREMGVMQGTIPYLGTFLTDLVMLDTAMKDFLDGGLINFEKRRKEFEVIAQIKLLQSACNNYSFTQEDQFVDWFHSLERLSEAESYGLSCEIEPLSESASNTLKAKKNTGIIKRWSDRQPPSTEPCASGSSHSKSFDQLKCGQYLCSGDATDSVSVTSAGSSSSDVEEINISFIPESPDCQEKKVSEIPLASLPQRWYTPSVADGEAKTTVSSASPLLPALQFWESTSLSSLDTSGIGSGSSSASSSSVSSTPVTASRTHKRSVSGISSYSSLSLPLYNQQVDDCCIIRVSLAVDNGNMYKSILVTSQDKTPVVIRKAMAKHNLDGDRPEDYELVQIISEERELKIPDNANVFYAMNSAANYDFVLKKRGFSKGVKIKHGSSSTLPRMKQKGLKIAKGIF, from the exons AGCTCCACACAGGAGAtcggggaagagctggaggatgGTGTGATCTACAGCATATCGCTCCGGAAAGTGCAGCTCCATCACACGGCCAACAAAGGGCAGCGATGGCTGGGG TTTGAGAATGAGTCGGCCTTAAACCTCTACGAGACATGTAAGGTGCGGACGATAAAAGCTGGGACCTTGGAGAAGCTGGTGGAGTACCTGGTCTCAGCCTTCAAGGGCAATGACTCCACCTACGTCACCATCTTCCTGTGCACTTACCGGGCCTTCGCCACCACCAAGCAAGTGCTGGACCTGCTGCTTAACAG GTATGGCAAACTCCACGTGCAGGCGAATGGGGACCATGCCAGGCACGCTGTGGACGAGAGGATGGAGCTGAAGAA CACCATCTCCTCCATCCTGGGCGCTTGGCTGGACCAGTACTCGGAGGACTTCCGCAAGCCCCCAGACTTCGCCTGCCTCAAGCAGCTCATCTCCTACGTGTGCCACAACATCCCTGGCTCGGACCTGGAGCGCCGAGCCCGCATCCTGCTGGCCCAGTtccagcagcaagagcagagcgAGTCCGAGGTGGAAG CTGTGGACCATGGCGGCTGCACCTTCCAGCTGGTGGAGGAGAACGGGGTCGGGGATGGGAAGCCGgatttcctctccttctccccagaGATGGTGGCAGAACAGTTCACGCTGATGGATGCT GAGCTGTTTAAGAAAGTGGTGCCTTAccactgcctgggctgcatctggTCCCAGCGAGACAAGAAAGGCAAAGAGCACTTGGCGCCCACCATCCGTGCCACGGTCTCGCAGTTCAACAGCGTGGCCAACTGTGTCATTGCCACGTGTCTTGGAGACCGCTCCCTGAAGCCGCAGCAGAGGGCTAAAGTGGTGGAGCGGTGGATCGAAGTGGCTCGG GAGTGCCGCATCCTGAAGAACTTCTCCTCCCTCCGAGCCATCCTCTCGGCTCTGCAGTGCAACGCCGTTCACCGGCTGAAGAAGACCTGGGACGAGGTCCTACG GGAGAGCTTCCGCACTTTCCATGAGCTCTCCGAGATCTTCTCCGACGAGAACAACCACTCGCTGAGCCGGGAGCTTCTCATCAAG GAGGGCACGTCCAAATTCGCCACCTTGGAGATCAACCCGAAGAGGGCTcagaagcggcagcagcagcagcgagagaTG GGCGTGATGCAGGGCACCATTCCCTACCTTGGCACCTTCCTCACGGACCTGGTGATGCTCGACACCGCCATGAAGGATTTCCTGGAC GGCGGGCTGATCAACtttgagaagagaaggaag GAGTTTGAAGTCATCGCCCAGATCAAGCTGCTTCAGTCGGCCTGCAACAACTACAGCTTCACGCAGGAGGACCAGTTCGTGGACTGGTTCCACAGCCTGGAGCGGCTCAGCGAGGCCGAGAG ctatGGGCTGTCGTGCGAGATTGAGCCACTGTCGGAGTCAGCCAGCAACACTttgaaggcaaagaaaaacacGGGCATCATCAAGCGATGGAGCGA CCGGCAGCCGCCGAGCACTGAGCCCTGCGCCAGTGGCAGCTCCCACTCGAAATCCTTCGACCAGCTCAAGTGCGGGCAGTACCTGTGCAGCGGGGACGCCACTGACTCTGTGAGTGTCACCTCTGCCGGCTCCAGCAGCTCCGATGTGGAGGAGATCAACATCAGCTTCATCCCCGAGTCCCCCGACTGCCAGGAGAAGAAG GTCAGTGAGATCCCTCTGGCCTCCCTTCCCCAGCGCTGGTACACCCCGTCTGTGGCTGATGGAGAAGCTAAAACCACTGTGTCCTCCgcatcccctctcctccctgccctccagtTCTGGGAAtccacctccctctcctccctggacACGTCGGGCATCGGCTCAGGCTCCAGCAGTGCCTCGTCCTCTTCCGTCTCCTCCACGCCGGTGACGGCCTCCCGCACCCACAAGCGTTCGGTCTCCGGCATCTCCAGCTACTCCTCCCTCTCGCTGCCCCTGTACAACCAGCAGGTCGATGACTGCTGCATCATCCGCGTCAGCCTGGCTGTGGACAACGGCAACATGTACAAGAGCATTCTG GTGACGAGCCAGGATAAGACCCCAGTCGTTATTCGCAAAGCCATGGCCAAACACAACTTGGATGGGGACCGGCCTGAAGACTATGAGCTCGTTCAGATCATCTCGGAGGAGAGAG AGCTGAAGATCCCCGACAACGCCAACGTCTTCTACGCCATGAACTCTGCCGCAAACTACGACTTTGTGCTCAAGAAGCGGGGCTTCTCCAAGGGGGTGAAGATCAAGCACGGCTCCAGCTCCACCCTGCCCAGGATGAAGCAGAAAGGCCTGAAGATTGCCAAAGGCATCTTCTAG
- the RALGDS gene encoding ral guanine nucleotide dissociation stimulator isoform X1, translating to MVSRRRAPPHHAAAPAPAPERMFEGCRRARSLWGGVRLEVAGESSPVVLHSFTQLDPDLPPLESSTQEIGEELEDGVIYSISLRKVQLHHTANKGQRWLGFENESALNLYETCKVRTIKAGTLEKLVEYLVSAFKGNDSTYVTIFLCTYRAFATTKQVLDLLLNRYGKLHVQANGDHARHAVDERMELKNTISSILGAWLDQYSEDFRKPPDFACLKQLISYVCHNIPGSDLERRARILLAQFQQQEQSESEVEAVDHGGCTFQLVEENGVGDGKPDFLSFSPEMVAEQFTLMDAELFKKVVPYHCLGCIWSQRDKKGKEHLAPTIRATVSQFNSVANCVIATCLGDRSLKPQQRAKVVERWIEVARECRILKNFSSLRAILSALQCNAVHRLKKTWDEVLRESFRTFHELSEIFSDENNHSLSRELLIKEGTSKFATLEINPKRAQKRQQQQREMGVMQGTIPYLGTFLTDLVMLDTAMKDFLDGGLINFEKRRKEFEVIAQIKLLQSACNNYSFTQEDQFVDWFHSLERLSEAESYGLSCEIEPLSESASNTLKAKKNTGIIKRWSDRQPPSTEPCASGSSHSKSFDQLKCGQYLCSGDATDSVSVTSAGSSSSDVEEINISFIPESPDCQEKKVSEIPLASLPQRWYTPSVADGEAKTTVSSASPLLPALQFWESTSLSSLDTSGIGSGSSSASSSSVSSTPVTASRTHKRSVSGISSYSSLSLPLYNQQVDDCCIIRVSLAVDNGNMYKSILVTSQDKTPVVIRKAMAKHNLDGDRPEDYELVQIISEERELKIPDNANVFYAMNSAANYDFVLKKRGFSKGVKIKHGSSSTLPRMKQKGLKIAKGIF from the exons AGCTCCACACAGGAGAtcggggaagagctggaggatgGTGTGATCTACAGCATATCGCTCCGGAAAGTGCAGCTCCATCACACGGCCAACAAAGGGCAGCGATGGCTGGGG TTTGAGAATGAGTCGGCCTTAAACCTCTACGAGACATGTAAGGTGCGGACGATAAAAGCTGGGACCTTGGAGAAGCTGGTGGAGTACCTGGTCTCAGCCTTCAAGGGCAATGACTCCACCTACGTCACCATCTTCCTGTGCACTTACCGGGCCTTCGCCACCACCAAGCAAGTGCTGGACCTGCTGCTTAACAG GTATGGCAAACTCCACGTGCAGGCGAATGGGGACCATGCCAGGCACGCTGTGGACGAGAGGATGGAGCTGAAGAA CACCATCTCCTCCATCCTGGGCGCTTGGCTGGACCAGTACTCGGAGGACTTCCGCAAGCCCCCAGACTTCGCCTGCCTCAAGCAGCTCATCTCCTACGTGTGCCACAACATCCCTGGCTCGGACCTGGAGCGCCGAGCCCGCATCCTGCTGGCCCAGTtccagcagcaagagcagagcgAGTCCGAGGTGGAAG CTGTGGACCATGGCGGCTGCACCTTCCAGCTGGTGGAGGAGAACGGGGTCGGGGATGGGAAGCCGgatttcctctccttctccccagaGATGGTGGCAGAACAGTTCACGCTGATGGATGCT GAGCTGTTTAAGAAAGTGGTGCCTTAccactgcctgggctgcatctggTCCCAGCGAGACAAGAAAGGCAAAGAGCACTTGGCGCCCACCATCCGTGCCACGGTCTCGCAGTTCAACAGCGTGGCCAACTGTGTCATTGCCACGTGTCTTGGAGACCGCTCCCTGAAGCCGCAGCAGAGGGCTAAAGTGGTGGAGCGGTGGATCGAAGTGGCTCGG GAGTGCCGCATCCTGAAGAACTTCTCCTCCCTCCGAGCCATCCTCTCGGCTCTGCAGTGCAACGCCGTTCACCGGCTGAAGAAGACCTGGGACGAGGTCCTACG GGAGAGCTTCCGCACTTTCCATGAGCTCTCCGAGATCTTCTCCGACGAGAACAACCACTCGCTGAGCCGGGAGCTTCTCATCAAG GAGGGCACGTCCAAATTCGCCACCTTGGAGATCAACCCGAAGAGGGCTcagaagcggcagcagcagcagcgagagaTG GGCGTGATGCAGGGCACCATTCCCTACCTTGGCACCTTCCTCACGGACCTGGTGATGCTCGACACCGCCATGAAGGATTTCCTGGAC GGCGGGCTGATCAACtttgagaagagaaggaag GAGTTTGAAGTCATCGCCCAGATCAAGCTGCTTCAGTCGGCCTGCAACAACTACAGCTTCACGCAGGAGGACCAGTTCGTGGACTGGTTCCACAGCCTGGAGCGGCTCAGCGAGGCCGAGAG ctatGGGCTGTCGTGCGAGATTGAGCCACTGTCGGAGTCAGCCAGCAACACTttgaaggcaaagaaaaacacGGGCATCATCAAGCGATGGAGCGA CCGGCAGCCGCCGAGCACTGAGCCCTGCGCCAGTGGCAGCTCCCACTCGAAATCCTTCGACCAGCTCAAGTGCGGGCAGTACCTGTGCAGCGGGGACGCCACTGACTCTGTGAGTGTCACCTCTGCCGGCTCCAGCAGCTCCGATGTGGAGGAGATCAACATCAGCTTCATCCCCGAGTCCCCCGACTGCCAGGAGAAGAAG GTCAGTGAGATCCCTCTGGCCTCCCTTCCCCAGCGCTGGTACACCCCGTCTGTGGCTGATGGAGAAGCTAAAACCACTGTGTCCTCCgcatcccctctcctccctgccctccagtTCTGGGAAtccacctccctctcctccctggacACGTCGGGCATCGGCTCAGGCTCCAGCAGTGCCTCGTCCTCTTCCGTCTCCTCCACGCCGGTGACGGCCTCCCGCACCCACAAGCGTTCGGTCTCCGGCATCTCCAGCTACTCCTCCCTCTCGCTGCCCCTGTACAACCAGCAGGTCGATGACTGCTGCATCATCCGCGTCAGCCTGGCTGTGGACAACGGCAACATGTACAAGAGCATTCTG GTGACGAGCCAGGATAAGACCCCAGTCGTTATTCGCAAAGCCATGGCCAAACACAACTTGGATGGGGACCGGCCTGAAGACTATGAGCTCGTTCAGATCATCTCGGAGGAGAGAG AGCTGAAGATCCCCGACAACGCCAACGTCTTCTACGCCATGAACTCTGCCGCAAACTACGACTTTGTGCTCAAGAAGCGGGGCTTCTCCAAGGGGGTGAAGATCAAGCACGGCTCCAGCTCCACCCTGCCCAGGATGAAGCAGAAAGGCCTGAAGATTGCCAAAGGCATCTTCTAG